A region of the Lujinxingia litoralis genome:
CGGCGAATCAGCGTCCAGTCGGCCAGGGTGGCTCCCAGCGCCAGCGCGATGTTCGGGCCGATCAGGGGCGCGATGACCATCGCGCCGATCACCACCGCCGTGCTGTCGCGCAGCATGCCCCCGGCGGCCACGATGGTGGAGAGGGCTACCAGCGCGTAGTGCACCGAGGTCACGCGGATCGACTCGGTCACATCCTGATAGACCTCCTCCCGGCTCACCGTGGCCGCGGCGCCCCGGGGCTCCTCCTCCTCTTCTTCCGGCTCCTCGGGCCCGGTGTCGCCCGCAGACTCATCGAGGGCCCCCAGCTCGTCGACGCTCGTCTCTCCCTCCTCCTCGCCCTGGCGCGGCAGGGTGGCCAGCACCTCGAGCACCACGATGCGATGCCCCTCGATCTGTCCGACCTGCTTATGCAGCCACTCCAGCAGCGCGTCGGCGTCGCCGGTCTCCAGCACGATGGAGGTGAGCTGCGCGCCATCCTCCAGCGTGAGATCATGGCGTGAGAGCACGCTGGGGGCATCCTCCATCTCTCCCAGCGCCTCCGGGCCCGGGGGCAGGTAGATGTCGATCTGTCGAAGGGCCATGCGGAGGGCTCAGGTCAGGAGAGGCTGGCGGGAGTCTCCGGAGCCTAAGGGCTTACGCGCCGGGTGGCCAGGGGGGCAGGCGTGGGTCGCTCATGGATTACCCCTGGTGGGGTGGTGATTTGAGTGCTAACCATGGCTTATCCCAACAGTTGAAGT
Encoded here:
- a CDS encoding TIGR00341 family protein → MALRQIDIYLPPGPEALGEMEDAPSVLSRHDLTLEDGAQLTSIVLETGDADALLEWLHKQVGQIEGHRIVVLEVLATLPRQGEEEGETSVDELGALDESAGDTGPEEPEEEEEEPRGAAATVSREEVYQDVTESIRVTSVHYALVALSTIVAAGGMLRDSTAVVIGAMVIAPLIGPNIALALGATLADWTLIRRAALVNLLGLVLGLGLAVLGGFLFPVDVTVAEIASRTRVGLADVVLALAAGSAGVLSVTRGVSTALIGVMVAVALLPPLVATGLLMGTAHWSGAYGAAMLTLTNLVAINLAGIITFWIQGIRPMTWYGEEKARKLRRYAISLWVLLLLVLVGAIVFAPPSSITGDQASTTIETPLD